A stretch of Lycium ferocissimum isolate CSIRO_LF1 unplaced genomic scaffold, AGI_CSIRO_Lferr_CH_V1 ctg2729, whole genome shotgun sequence DNA encodes these proteins:
- the LOC132043697 gene encoding uncharacterized protein LOC132043697 yields the protein MIDNYKNWHEQLPYALLGYRTMTRTSTGATPYLLVYGTEAVIPAEVEIPSLRIIQEAELNDAEWVRNRYEQLAMIDEKRIVAVCHRQLYRQRMSRAFNKQVRARLFQIGQLVLMRVFPHQEEYQGKFTPNWQGPYMDKKVLSGGVDLAKMDGQEWPKAINADALKR from the coding sequence ATGATCGATAACTACaagaattggcacgagcagCTGCCTTATGCTTTATTAGGGTACAGAACGATGACCCGGACATCTACCGGAGCAACCCCATATCTCCTTGTCTACGGCACAGAAGCGGTCATACCCGCAGAAGTGGAGATTCCTTCACTCAGGATCATCCAAGAAGCAGAACTGAACGATGCAGAATGGGTCAGAAACCGCTACGAGCAGTTGGCCATGATCGACGAAAAAAGAATAGTGGCAGTATGCCACAGACAGCTATACAGACAGAGAATGTCCCGAGCTTTCAACAAACAGGTCAGAGCCCGACTCTTCCAAATTGGGCAACTTGTACTCATGCGAGTCTTCCCTCACCAAGAAGAATACCAAGGGAAATTTACGCCGAACTGGCAAGGACCATACATGGATAAAAAAGTACTCTCGGGAGGAGTGGACCTAGCTAAGATGGATGGACAAGAATGGCCCAAAGCTATCAATGCAGACGCACTCAAGAGATAG